One genomic window of Centropristis striata isolate RG_2023a ecotype Rhode Island chromosome 20, C.striata_1.0, whole genome shotgun sequence includes the following:
- the LOC131993197 gene encoding general transcription factor II-I repeat domain-containing protein 2-like, which produces MDNTSQVNSLNDTTSNYSDYRKQFCFCPLLGDPSCDAVAIIQFVESCLVLCIGLPLTLGAIYGLYSQVRNGEVAPIYVINLLISDLIQFCCMIAEVAQPKDRDVFYYDYWEIFSVFYYIYEYSLVVSIGFMVCIALERYLDVFCRRTIKSSVLICVLVWILPVVIFFIPIIFFISLYYDNFRVLVVVFIIFYLLPLPLLIFFLITTLKALYASISVPNDEKRRIAGMLILLLLNYTLLFLPDIIVDVYLSDDLDNPHNNPLVDLAAMFVKLSPLADLVLYMLMRKGTIRQLSDCLCRCRTDSNEIRSVTVNDVNMSTVNSIAADTVCPNQTRAFSHISLSRNTVTRRVEDMAEDIRRQIVQRAGQFSAFSIACDESTDISDSAQLLVFLRGVNEDLEVCQELAGLETLKGTTKGTDVFMAVQRVMDRNSLKWENLSGITTDGAPAMVGKTAGLTALVSDKVREFGGSVLKYHCILHQEQLCAKSISLKNVMQDVVAIVNNIRSKALSHRQFKALLDEMDAQYGDVLYHQEVRWLSRGKVLRRFFELREEIGAFQATKKNSIQVPSDKHWISDLAFLVDITELLNILNLQLQGKDQIITQLYDHVRAFKQKLLLLSRHLSTGNLAHFPSLRDVGLMEEDKPKYLDILSNLVVEFDNRFKDFQENATAFELFAQPFSVPVDAVSEELQMELLELQADSDLHSKFRDLTLQDFYRRVPAHRYAKIRKHAQVMLSLFGSTYVCEQAFSLLNLNKCKLRNALSDSHLHDILTLSVSQLEPDVERLLKTKGRLHVSH; this is translated from the exons ATGGACAACACTTCACAGGTCAACAGCCTCAATGACACAACCAGCAACTACTCTGACTACAGGAAGCAGTTCTGTTTTTGTCCTCTCCTTGGCGATCCCAGTTGTGATGCAGTTGCGATCATCCAGTTTGTGGAGTCATGCCTCGTCCTTTGTATCGGCCTTCCTTTGACCCTCGGGGCCATCTATGGTCTCTATTCTCAG gtGAGAAATGGTGAAGTTGCTCCGATCTACGTCATCAACCTTCTCATCTCTGACCTCATTCAGTTCTGCTGCATGATCGCTGAGGTGGCACAGCCTAAGGACAGGGACGTGTTCTATTATGACTACTGGGAGATATTTTCGGTCTTCTACTATATTTACGAGTACAGTCTGGTGGTCAGTATTGGCTTCATGGTGTGCATCGCTCTGGAAAG GTATTTGGACGTATTCTGCAGGCGAACCATCAAGTCCTCTGTGCTGATCTGTGTCCTGGTCTGGATCCTCCCTGTTGTCATCTTTTTTATTcccattattttctttatctcattatattatgataatttcagggtccttgttgttgttttcatcatCTTTTACCTCCTTCCTCTCCCGCTGCTCATATTCTTCCTGATTACGACCCTCAAAGCCCTGTATGCTTCCATCTCGGTCCCAAATGACGAAAAACGACGAATTGCAGGAATGTTGATCCTGTTGCTGCTGAATTACACGCTGCTGTTTCTGCCCGACATCATTGTGGATGTGTACTTGTCTGATGACCTTGACAACCCACATAATAACCCTCTCGTAGACCTGGCTGCGATGTTTGTTAAGTTGAGTCCTCTGGCAGACTTAGTTCTGTATATGTTGATGAGGAAAGGGACCATACGCCAGCTTTCAGACTGTTTGTGTCGCTGCAGAACAGACAGCAATGAAATCAGATCTGTAACTGTGAATGATGTCAACATGTCTACAGTCAATTCAA TCGCTGCTGACACCGTGTGCCCAAATCAGACGCGGGCTTTTTCCCACATTAGTCTGTCACGGAACACAGTCACGCGACGTGTTGAGGATATGGCCGAAGACATTCGGCGCCAAATTGTCCAGAGAGCAGGTCAATTTTCTGCCTTCTCCATCGCATGTGACGAAAGCACTGATATATCAGACTCAGCTCAGCTGTTAGTCTTCCTGCGAGGAGTGAATGAGGACCTTGAAGTGTGTCAGGAACTCGCGGGCCTTGAAACACTGAAAGGGACAACAAAAGGCACAGATGTTTTTATGGCAGTGCAGCGAGTTATGGATAGGAACAGCTTGAAGTGGGAAAACCTATCAGGTATCACGACAGACGGAGCCCCGGCTATGGTCGGTAAGACAGCAGGTCTCACTGCACTTGTGTCAGACAAAGTCCGCGAGTTTGGTGGGTCGGTATTAAAATACCATTGTATTTTACACCAAGAACAGTTGTGTGCCAAATCCATCAGCCTGAAAAACGTGATGCAAGATGTCGTTGCCATCGTGAATAATATTCGCTCAAAGGCGCTCTCACACCGCCAGTTCAAAGCTCTTCTGGATGAGATGGATGCACAGTACGGAGATGTGCTGTACCACCAGGAGGTCAGGTGGCTGAGCAGAGGAAAAGTTTTACGGCGTTTTTTTGAACTGCGTGAGGAGATCGGGGCTTTTCAAGCAACGAAGAAAAACAGCATTCAAGTGCCTTCCGACAAACACTGGATTTCCGACCTGGCTTTTCTCGTGGACATTACAGAGCTACTGAATATCCTGAATCTTCAGCTTCAGGGGAAGGACCAGATAATCACTCAGCTGTATGATCACGTCAGAGCCTTCAAGCAAAAACTCCTGTTGCTCAGCAGACATCTCTCAacag GAAATTTGGCACATTTTCCAAGCCTCAGAGACGTTGGGTTGATGGAGGAAGACAAGCCAAAATACCTTGACATTCTCAGCAATCTCGTGGTGGAGTTTGACAATCGCTTCAAAGATTTTCAAGAAAATGCAACAGCATTTGAGCTGTTTGCACAACCCTTTTCTGTACCTGTGGATGCAGTCAGTGAGGAGCTTCAAATGGAACTTCTGGAACTTCAGGCTGATTCAGACCTCCATAGCAAGTTCAGAGATCTTACCTTACAGGACTTTTACAGACGTGTTCCTGCACACAGGTATGCCAAGATCCGCAAACATGCACAGGTGATGCTGTCCCTCTTTGGAAGCACATACGTCTGTGAGCAGGCTTTCAGCCTGTTGAATCTCAATAAGTGTAAGCTGAGAAATGCACTGTCTGACTCTCACCTACATGACATTCTCACTTTGTCAGTAAGTCAGCTGGAGCCTGATGTTGAGAGACTTTTAAAAACCAAGGGCAGGCTTCATGTCTCCCACTGA
- the LOC131993196 gene encoding ovarian cancer G-protein coupled receptor 1-like, which translates to MDNTSWDIGHNNITEGYNGDQQFLLLFPLWPNYFDFNITYSEYNDTDYINNNFEFYSLFGGFNYGKVGFILFVLTCLVICLGLPLTLGAIYGLLSLVRNGEVAPIYVINLLTSDIIQFCCLITEVAQPEHPEIINVFSYIYDYSLLVSVGFMVVIALERYLVVVHPLWYRFRRTIKSSVLVCVLVWILPVVQFLTKRFSDNYRVSFVIVTIFFLLPLPLLIFFLIVTLKALYASISVPTDEKRRITGMLILVLLIYTLLFLPYITLFVYRYLRYYDLQSNRHLDLLYELAPMFVKLSPLADLVLYMLMRKGTIRQLSACLCHCRTDSNEIRSVTVNDVNMSTERDGVREGKRTEKRQKNRKNPDIQIS; encoded by the exons ATGGACAACACTTCATGGGACATCGGCCATAACAACATCACAGAGGGCTACAATGGCGATCAAcaatttttgcttttgtttcctctttggCCCAACTACTTTGACTTCAACATCACCTACTCTGAATACAACGACACTGACTACATCAACAACAATTTTGAGTTTTATTCACTCTTTGGCGGTTTTAATTATGGTAAAGTTGGATTCATCCTGTTTGTGTTGACATGTCTAGTTATTTGTCTCGGCCTTCCTTTGACCCTCGGGGCCATCTATGGTCTTTTGTCTCTG gtGAGAAATGGTGAAGTTGCTCCGATCTACGTCATCAACCTTCTCACTTCTGACATCATTcagttctgctgtttgatcacTGAGGTGGCACAGCCTGAACACCCAGAGATAATTAATGTCTTCAGCTATATTTACGACTACAGTCTGTTGGTCAGTGTTGGCTTCATGGTGGTCATCGCTCTGGAAAG GTATTTGGTCGTCGTCCACCCACTGTGGTACCGCTTCAGACGAACCATCAAGTCCTCTGTGCTGGTCTGTGTCCTGGTCTGGATCCTCCCTGTTGTCCAGTTCCTCACTAAGCGTTTCTCTGATAATTACAGGGTTTCCTTTGTCATTGTCACCATCtttttcctccttcctctcccgcTGCTCATATTCTTCCTGATTGTGACCCTCAAAGCCCTGTATGCTTCCATCTCGGTCCCGACTGACGAAAAACGACGAATTACAGGAATGTTGATCCTGGTCCTGCTGATCTACACGCTGCTGTTCCTGCCTTATATCACTCTGTTTGTGTACCGGTACCTCCGATATTACGATCTACAATCCAACCGACATCTTGACCTTCTCTATGAACTGGCTCCTATGTTTGTTAAGTTGAGTCCTCTGGCAGACTTAGTTCTGTATATGTTGATGAGGAAAGGGACCATACGCCAGCTTTCAGCCTGTTTGTGTCACTGCAGAACAGACAGCAATGAAATCAGATCTGTAACTGTGAATGATGTCAACATGTCTACAGAGAGAGATGGGGTGAGAGAAGGGAAGAGAACAGAAAAACGacagaaaaatagaaagaatCCAGACATCCAGATATCTTAA